The Cloacibacillus sp. genome has a window encoding:
- a CDS encoding sodium:solute symporter family protein, translating into MVVGTLVASWYGGVGVVGTIGYASVFGMATWFIWSIGAHAVRFPLALWVGPRIHVRSDVTIPDVINHAYGKLAAIIASVFLFMYCSQIGEITATGFIGEAAWGVNKIYLGIFVVVLTIALTCLGGLMGVAVTDMIFFFF; encoded by the coding sequence TTGGTCGTTGGCACTCTCGTTGCTTCATGGTACGGCGGTGTGGGGGTTGTTGGCACCATCGGCTATGCCTCTGTCTTTGGTATGGCGACATGGTTCATCTGGTCCATTGGAGCTCACGCTGTACGGTTTCCCCTTGCTTTATGGGTCGGGCCGCGCATCCATGTTCGCTCCGACGTTACTATTCCAGACGTCATCAATCACGCCTACGGCAAGCTGGCGGCTATAATCGCATCGGTCTTTCTCTTCATGTATTGTTCGCAGATAGGCGAAATCACGGCGACGGGCTTCATCGGAGAGGCAGCTTGGGGGGTCAATAAGATTTATTTGGGGATTTTTGTCGTGGTGCTTACCATAGCCCTTACCTGTCTTGGTGGCCTGATGGGTGTCGCTGTCACGGACATGATATTCTTTTTCTTT